Below is a genomic region from Enoplosus armatus isolate fEnoArm2 chromosome 10, fEnoArm2.hap1, whole genome shotgun sequence.
CTGACGTCTGCTCTTTCTCTGACCAGCTTCCACACATCATCCCCGTACGACTCCTTGATGAAGTCGTGAAGACTCTCACACAGCAGCCCGTACATTATGTCTCTCTGTATCGAAGCTCAAACTGAGCACTGTCAAGACAGCTCCCCGACTGATTGACTTCCAACAGTCCTCCCAAAGGCACCTGCAAGCGAATAAGAAAAGTTCAGAATGATGACTTTTTCAGTGGCTGCAAGCTGAATTTTAATGCATTTAGCTTTCAGCGTGAAGCTATAAAAAAGCCATAAACTGAAtgttgctgcttgtgttttatctTGCTCTCAACACTACCTGTGGAGTTTTGAACTTCCTCAGACTAGCCAGCCAAATAAGGTTTCATCTGAAAGCCAACAGTGCTAATGGTTTTAAAGGCACCCTAATCGCACAAGCCCTTGAGTCTGAATGGGCCTCTATTGTTCTTGTGTCAGCTGTCAGCGCCGGGTGGCTGTGCACCTCTCTCTATGTGACATGAACACACTGCGGGAGCCACCTCTCAAACACAGATGTCACCGGTCACGAGAATTTGTCCTGCGTTCATTATCTTGTTATTGTCGTTTtcatgaaaatgactttttaaatcaCTGAATTATCAATAGGCATGTGTCATAATAACTCCAATTGTAgtgtgatgaatgaatgaacaatgaatTATAATAAGCAGCAGGTTTGAATAAACTGCAGGTGACAGATTGATTGTAATCACAGGCTCAGTGTGATACAGCGTCACACAAAAGctggaaatgtatttgttaaaagGAGGCTGATAACCTACTCTGGTTGCTTTTTATTTAGCAAAATAGCTTCTTCTACTAAACAAACACTCTTTAATGCACTTCaattgtgtgtctgcagatgaTTTTCTGTGACTCAGGATgacttcacattttctttcagagGCCGGGAGGCTCCCCACTGGGGGATAGTGGCATTGTAGAACAGGGCAGGTGCAAAATCGATATCCAATCTCAACAGGGataaggaaaatgttttttccctgcAGGCTCCTGCTGAGCTCAATGAATCAATTTGTGGGGAAAAAATCTGCTCAATAAAGACTAACTTGAGTTCAAAAAGGGCAACCAAATATGAAGTTAAAGGGCATCACTTCTAGCGTAACACAAAATGCGAGTTTTTGCAGAATTCACAACTGGAGTTTCTCAGCAGTTGGTAAGCCAGCGAATAAATGAGAACACAGCAGCGAAAACAATCTTTTACACTACTGAATAACGGAGAGCTATGTAGAATGCCCACAACTCACAGCTGCGTGGAAGAAAAGGACGTTAAATGTTTCACACCATCAGAAATGGAAGAGCAAGCTGCCACAGAGTTTAACCTTCGACCccaaactgtaaaactgcatCACAACCTCTGATCGCAGCGACCTCATCAGTTTTACAGCTGCTCCTGTAACACTGTCTGTATATAGGAAACTcattgtgggtgtgtttgtaaGCAACTAAGTATATATGGCAGAGTTACTTCACAGTACTTcgcagaaagagaagaaagagagaaaatagaaactgtgtttgtgtgtgtctatgttaGCTGTGGAGAGGTTGGATGCTTGGCCTCACTGCCTGGATAGCAGCTGttatcatgcacacacacacacacacacatacacggagGGGATCAGATTTTCATTATCAAAGAGGCTCGAGGTCGGGATGTAAATCTTTATACTTGCCCCTTCCCCTGAATTACCTTTTATACCCCCCCCCGTCTCCCCCCATCCATCCTCACTCTCTTAACCCTCTGCTAAAATAACCCGGTGAGGTAATCACCCAAGGCATCCTGGGATGAGTTTTATACAGACTGTTCCTTCTCGGCTGAGGAGTGTGAGAGCGGAGAGTGGAAGCATCTCAGCTCCAGTACAGGATAAAAACCACACGACAATCCAGACCAGCTCCAGCACccgacacacagacaggccaGCGACACAGGTAAGGACTGAGGTGAGGGGAGTGTAGGCATTTATTATGGTCAAAATAAGACAGAAGGCACTGCTTACAGTCTCACTGTTGAAGCCTCAGGTCCTTTAATGAACTTTTAACATGGAACTACATTTCTATGACGCTGGAGAGACAGCTTTAAAATGGGTCACTTGAGATTTTTGTAGTTATacatgaaatgaatgcaaaaaaacCAGTTCacataagtaaataaataagtattTTAACCTGGACTCACGAAGCAGAAACACATGACTGTGAGTAATTTAGCCAACAAAAATTTTCTAACAAAATGGAGGTGCCCTTTATATAACATGATTCAGGACTTGTGATATATCTAAGTTTACAGAGGAAATCTAtagaagtgtgtttttcttactaAAACATGTTTGCAGTGGTAAATGATATACTCAAGTAGTAGAAAGAtcataaaacaaactaaactttAGAAAAATCTGTCATCCTAATTCAAATGTGTGTCCATCAAAggaagacgatgatgatgatgatgcagtcAGGCCTGGATGGCATGACGAAGCAGAGGATGTTGCAGGCTAAGGCTCTGTCTAAGGAGGCCAGGGGAGGTGAGTTTGGATGGGGGGAGAtgcattgatttgattttgcttCAGTTTATGTCGGTACATATTGAGACAGAACtgacatacacagacatgataTTTGGAAGTAAACTAGTACACATATTAATGTAAACTAATACACGTACATTAGTATGTGTATGTAAATTAATATAGttttacatacagtagtttACATATTGCGTCCACAGCTTGGTATGCTCTGGTGTGTATTTGCGCCCATATTCAAAATGTCATAGTGTGTGATCACAGTCGGGGCTGTCAGATGTAATTGAGCCAAACATCAAAGTGTGTAAGCCCACAGCCTGGGGACACATGCTGTGTGGTACACCCAAATCCCAGGAGTGCCAGTGTGTTGTTGAAATTCTCCAAACATTCCAGCAGGGACCATCCCAGAtgcactgtttgttttccagcactGTCCGCCAGCTAGGCTTTGAAACCAAGTCCCCTAAACTCAGCAAAATGTGACTCCCACCACTGAATTTTCAAAGGCAGCTCCTCAAGGGTGGCACATGCCCGGACTTCTCCTAACACTTTTCATATGTGAGAAACAAGGCCATCCACTCTTACATGAGTCTTTCATCCAAAGATCCTATTTATATGCCCGGTTACCCATGCAACCCTGGACCACAACAAACATTACACACCCCCTTGACATCATCTCGAGGCTATTTCAGACCCTCCACTGTGCCATGATATAACACGAGAAGAGACCCTGAGCAAAAGCTCCAACTTAGAAGATACCAACTTAGTGATGCTGCATATGGTTTGGCTTTTTTGTATCAGTGCCTCTCAGTCCCCAGAAACAACAAGATCAGAGGAGACGTTACAATTTCCCAAAGGTCCTTATGAGTGTGTtactttccttctctctccaaAAGTTGCTGTCATCATTGCCTTTGCACTCACAACTAAATGTCACACTGTATTTATGCAGGGTTAGAGTCACCTAGTCACCTGATGCCCCGCCACACAGCATAAAAGCCTGCGACAAATAGATTTCTCTACTCTGATACtgccattttgaaaatgcaCAGAACTTCCATTTCTCTGTCATGTTTTGCCAGAAGGTCTGAACCTGGGGAAGAAGATCAGCGTCCCAAAGGACGTGATGATGGAGGAGCTCAACCTCCCTTCTAATCGAGGCTCCCGCATGTttcaggagagacagaggagggtcGAGATGTTCACGCTGGAGAATGCTGCCAATGGTGCTTACAACGCCAACAATGTAAGGAACTGACCCCTATCCGCTGAACTTACCGCAACCTACACACTCAAAAATGATGTACCTACGTTTCTGACATTAGTTCATGCTTAATGACAGCTTGTTAGTGTGCCAAGTTAATCAAATGGCTATAATTAACGACCTTTCTCTGTATCTGCTGTCTCACTGAGTACAGCAACAGGCAGTTAACATCTTACCACAATATCTGCATGTGCAAAATGGGGTGTTTCCATCTTTATGAATGAGTGAAACTAattttaatcttaatcttaataaaATATCCTTAAAGAACAATAACCCCTGTAAGATGAGATGTTACAATGTTACAAGATGTAACAATTTCATAAACTTGAGAGACACATTTGTAAAAGAATGGACGAtgtcgaagcagcagaggctgagacaTCCTAACTTTTTGTTCAACCCTTCCTATAATGTAATTCaagtttgtaatgcaggctttctgttgaaaaaaaaagtctcacacccaagctgagataaccctggtgacatcatcatccagGTCCACCCAGAAGCCGTTCCTCCCCAGCAGATCATCCCAGAGCCACTGGGGGGAAAAGAGAACCAGGCTTTCTCCATCCCTGGTAAGCATAGCCTGGTCATGAACCTTCAGAAGACTGTAGCAAAGAAGGGCAGTCCCGACGTCCTCGCTCCAGGTGAATAGTAACGCATGGTGAAGAAAGGATTGCTACAGACTGTCACAAACCATAGGACTAGCTCACCGCAGTGCTAAAAGTTTGGGCAATATATGGACACTGTAATCTCACTCTGATCTGCGAGTGTTCACTTTTCATGTGGAAATATATCGAGCAAATAAATAggcttttattattatcagtgCCAGGAGAGTTAGCAGTTTGCAGAAAGCAATTATCTGTAACCAtctctgctgttgtgtgtttggctgACAGAAGGCTCTACTTCCAGTCTGACTAACAGTGAGCTCAGCTCGGTTTTATTATCGAGGATTCACACTGAGATCTAATTACTGTACTTCCCATTGTTGACAGGAGTGACATCAAAGAGATTTATACGTATATTAgatgtgtttgttctttgttgGGGCTTGCTTTTTGGAGGTTATCTAATGGGTTTTATAATTGGTTTCTAAACtcaatgaattcatttttctcaACACAGGGGACCTTATTTAgcttattttgaatttaaaagat
It encodes:
- the LOC139291324 gene encoding myozenin-2-like isoform X1; protein product: MMMMMQSGLDGMTKQRMLQAKALSKEARGEGLNLGKKISVPKDVMMEELNLPSNRGSRMFQERQRRVEMFTLENAANGAYNANNVHPEAVPPQQIIPEPLGGKENQAFSIPGKHSLVMNLQKTVAKKGSPDVLAPGYSGPLKEVPHEKFNKTVIPKSYWSPWREALGGNEELLNALNTQLPQLPQRLQPANYRCFNRSAMPFGGAMASKRVIPVIGFEAVESQKLASVALERMCRRPNFNRAPRGWGIDNTPESNEL